One genomic segment of Candidatus Aminicenantes bacterium includes these proteins:
- the prfA gene encoding peptide chain release factor 1, which yields MRPEWEALAEKYRQLTVRLGDPAFLADPKRFREASKERSDLEPLVRRLEDYRKVESGLRDAREILADESAEPEFKAMAEAEVRRLEAEGEGLERILKELLLPRDPLDEKNVLLEIRAGAGGDEASLFAQDLFRMYTRFAEAKGWKIEVLDSSQSPIGGFKEVVAGIQGKRVYSLLKFESGVHRVQRVPKTEASGRIHTSTVTVAVLPEADEIDVKLDAKDLKIEAFGSSGPGGQNVNRNYTAIRITHKPSGLVVSCQDEKSQHRNKEKALRVLRSRLMDIANREQQERIAQDRRSQVGTGERSEKIRTYNFPQSRITDHRLNESFHNMSGLLDGDIGLLLERLGDQARARALERRNGVA from the coding sequence ATGCGGCCTGAATGGGAGGCGTTGGCGGAGAAGTACCGCCAGCTCACGGTCCGCCTCGGCGATCCGGCCTTCCTGGCCGACCCCAAGCGCTTTCGCGAAGCGTCCAAGGAACGGTCCGATCTCGAACCCCTCGTCCGCCGCCTGGAGGACTACCGCAAGGTGGAGTCCGGGCTGCGGGATGCACGCGAGATCCTGGCCGATGAGAGCGCCGAGCCCGAGTTCAAGGCCATGGCCGAGGCCGAGGTGCGCCGGTTGGAGGCCGAGGGCGAAGGGCTCGAGCGGATTCTCAAGGAGTTGCTGCTCCCCAGGGACCCTCTGGACGAGAAGAACGTCCTGCTCGAGATCCGGGCCGGGGCGGGGGGCGATGAGGCTTCGCTGTTTGCCCAGGACCTGTTCCGCATGTATACGCGGTTTGCCGAAGCCAAGGGCTGGAAGATCGAAGTCCTGGACTCCAGCCAATCGCCGATCGGCGGATTTAAGGAAGTCGTCGCCGGCATCCAGGGCAAGCGCGTCTATTCCCTTCTGAAGTTCGAGAGCGGCGTCCACCGCGTCCAGCGGGTTCCCAAGACCGAGGCCAGCGGGCGCATCCACACCTCGACCGTGACAGTGGCGGTCCTGCCCGAGGCCGACGAGATCGACGTCAAGCTCGACGCCAAGGACCTCAAGATCGAGGCCTTCGGCTCGTCGGGCCCCGGCGGTCAGAACGTCAACCGCAACTATACCGCCATCCGCATCACCCACAAGCCCTCCGGCTTGGTCGTCTCCTGCCAGGACGAAAAGTCCCAGCACCGCAACAAGGAGAAAGCCCTGCGGGTCCTGCGCTCGCGGCTCATGGACATCGCCAACCGCGAACAGCAGGAGCGGATCGCCCAGGACCGCCGCTCCCAGGTCGGGACCGGGGAGCGCAGCGAGAAGATCCGAACCTACAACTTCCCCCAGTCGCGGATCACCGACCATCGCCTGAACGAAAGCTTCCACAATATGAGCGGCTTGCTGGACGGGGATATCGGTCTGCTCCTGGAAAGGCTCGGCGACCAAGCCCGGGCCCGCGCCCTCGAGCGCCGC
- the rpmE gene encoding 50S ribosomal protein L31, which translates to MKKDIHPNYEECMVICACGNTFPTRSTKKEIRVEICSQCHPFFTGRQKFIDSAGRVEKFRKKYDGLKTAVKPAAKAKKK; encoded by the coding sequence ATGAAGAAAGACATCCATCCGAATTACGAAGAATGCATGGTTATCTGCGCTTGCGGCAATACCTTCCCGACGCGATCGACGAAAAAGGAGATCCGGGTCGAGATCTGCTCCCAGTGCCATCCCTTCTTCACCGGCCGCCAGAAGTTTATCGACAGCGCCGGCCGGGTCGAGAAATTCCGCAAGAAATACGACGGCCTCAAGACGGCGGTCAAGCCGGCCGCCAAAGCCAAGAAAAAATAG
- the rsmD gene encoding 16S rRNA (guanine(966)-N(2))-methyltransferase RsmD, whose product MIRVISGIYRGKRLKKVNSSSTRPMPDKLKTALFNILRDEIAGTTVLDGFAGTGSIGIEALSRGAEQVVFVEEFPVALSVLRHNVAKLGAPEQTRIVALEFNRGVIQLARENFRFDIIFLDPPYRLLDERNPLKVIRKRSVLAPGGLIVLRHHFKTRFEGRFFELKRRTTLGDDALSFYGE is encoded by the coding sequence ATGATCCGAGTCATCAGCGGCATCTACCGGGGCAAGCGCCTGAAAAAGGTCAACAGCTCTTCCACCCGTCCCATGCCCGACAAGCTGAAGACGGCTCTGTTCAATATCCTGCGCGACGAGATCGCCGGGACGACCGTCCTGGACGGCTTCGCCGGGACGGGATCGATCGGCATCGAGGCCCTCAGCCGGGGCGCCGAACAGGTCGTCTTCGTCGAAGAATTTCCGGTCGCCCTGTCGGTTCTCCGGCACAACGTGGCCAAGCTCGGTGCTCCCGAACAGACCCGGATCGTGGCCCTGGAGTTCAACCGGGGGGTCATCCAGCTGGCCCGCGAGAACTTTCGCTTCGACATCATCTTCCTGGACCCGCCTTACCGGCTGCTGGATGAGCGCAACCCGCTCAAGGTCATCCGCAAGCGCAGCGTCCTGGCCCCCGGCGGGCTGATCGTCCTGCGCCATCATTTCAAGACCCGCTTCGAAGGCCGCTTCTTCGAGCTAAAGCGCCGGACGACCTTGGGCGACGACGCCCTCTCGTTCTACGGCGAGTAA